The Arctopsyche grandis isolate Sample6627 chromosome 10, ASM5162203v2, whole genome shotgun sequence genome window below encodes:
- the LOC143917744 gene encoding kinesin-like protein CG14535, giving the protein MWASQKLNLNGSPHRRRRSSGGEDDGSGVGVGSGPGASFSAALQRAPPAIPPALLRRIGAKEATGVGKVKVMLRVASPIAEPPPGVTQFFSLDKRKKQVTLYDPTLCEAASTAPDDRKVGVAAPKMFAFDAMFSHEDSQTEISASALTDVIHAVINGSDGCLFCFGHTGLGKSYTMVGSAATPGGLGAIPCAISWLFRGIAERRARCGTRFSVRASAVELCGHTNQLRDLLAAHATDTEQSPGVYLRDDPLFGTQLQNQSELRVQNAEKAAFFLDAALANRGPGKEEGRDSHLLYTLHVYQYSVGQKGAVAGGRSRLHLIDLGNSDRGKSSGGIPLSGLGNILLAIFNGQKHLPYRDHNVTHVLKECLGSLTCHAAMIVHVSPNMQNYTDTLTTVQLASRIHRMRRRKIKFNPTLNSGSGGSSGEEAPKAASSSEPDPSSSDLSADTVIYMGHTDDATDGEHPPVYIPNLNSGDNRCSMGKILKGSNAEQKYSKVPTLQRVVEERSPTHKALTPKGSPIKTIIQSSNSVKSSPSHALTPKSSPLRKNPSKHSSADEGSNKLLPPSSSDEQWIDGPRISKSKVAEARHFMKEVNHVKKKETWVDGPMQAPSVPLQAELLVSHGGESIGYGYMDSHKKSMIRKWVENQTTQIQRKLSPKLESKLQQPTVYKELTQFKTCDDYDSSDKIAPLVKNATKSNLIEESVIRTGLKNVINPNTISPCLSAEADEDDDSEEMAEIPPALPLIQPLSSREVSMESLDVRLKERLRMNDDLISNHSRPIEDDDEILEIIEVEEPLEPVPMQDSCLQVTEEDIAYCMGIRENPLPEVDQGHIVEHPLRILSQENLTVVSTFTDSMSVFSDIERQIHSNPYLKKAYNFHSNNDYDNKDYGNSQKYLNSFRELESQDKKFSELAKLHELYQSRLAMANVENSPTYRNVSQQNLKLPQTYSQSLSLSDMLYGGDDFHCNSSIYSEPAYKPQENFCENCKQNISRPGSALDWHELNFSTDNQNFFPDKPLARRFQRYSKLTTEQHMNIAALRHPDGASNPNLKEESRLNGNTSLHLEVRPLRNEMIEKTTHVLPITIEPLSNQRLMSISSGLSSTKIMSKPDGYDSGHDSTPRTSKHSPAAISRRAESGYDSVVRDSESSSIDSFSIRKAHRSHGHGGNRAHTTAKYKHQHDRSFCSWLRNPFTCKNAETDAEISDF; this is encoded by the exons gtgAAAGTTATGTTGCGGGTGGCTTCTCCAATTGCAGAACCACCCCCTGGTGTAACACAATTCTTCAGTTTGGACAAACGGAAGAAACAAGTCACCCTCTACGATCCGACACTGTGTGAAGCAGCTTCTACGGCTCCAGATGATAGGAAAGTCGGCGTAGCAGCACCGAAAATGTTCGCTTTCGATGCAATGTTCTCTCATGAAGATTCACAg ACGGAAATTTCAGCAAGTGCTTTGACCGACGTGATACATGCTGTAATCAACGGATCAGATGGTTGTCTTTTCTGCTTCGGACACACAGGCCTCG gaAAATCCTACACAATGGTGGGAAGTGCCGCGACACCGGGAGGCTTAGGTGCCATCCCCTGTGCAATATCGTGGCTTTTCCGAGGCATAGCCGAACGTCGCGCTCGCTGCGGTACGAGATTTTCCGTCAGAGCAAGTGCCGTAGAACTATGCGGACATACCAACCAGTTGCGAGACTTGTTAGCAGCGCATGCCACAG ATACGGAGCAATCTCCGGGTGTATACTTGCGTGACGATCCCCTGTTCGGCACTCAACTGCAAAATCAATCTGAATTGCGAGTACAGAATGCGGAGAAGGCAGCCTTCTTTTTGGACGCGGCCCTCGCAAACAGAGGCCCTGGAAAGGAAGAAGGAAGAGACAGCCATCTCCTGTATACGTTGCACGTATACCAATACAGCGTCGGACAAAAGGGTGCAG TTGCCGGCGGTCGCAGCAGGCTTCATTTGATTGATCTGGGAAACTCGGACCGGGGAAAGTCTAGCGGCGGAATCCCATTATCCGGTCTGGGTAACATTTTGTTGGCAATTTTCAACGGCCAGAAACACTTGCCCTACAGGGACCACAACGTGACTCACGTGCTAAAAGAGTGTCTCGGCTCTCTAACTTGCCACGCGGCCATGATCGTACACGTGTCGCCGAACATGCAGAACTACACAGACACCCTGACAACGGTACAACTTGCCTCAAGGATACACAGGATGCGGAGACGTAAGATTAAATTCAACCCGACTCTCAATTCCGGCTCTGGAGGCAGTTCAGGAGAAGAAGCTCCAAAGGCAGCCAGCAGCAGCGAACCAGACCCATCGAGCAGTGACCTATCAGCAGACACTGTCATATACATGGGTCATACAGACGATGCAACCGATGGGGAGCATCCTCCGGTCTACATTCCAAATCTGAACTCGGGAGATAATCGATGCTCAATGGGAAAGATTTTAAAAGGCTCTAATGCCGAGCAAAAATACAGCAAAGTGCCAACATTACAGAGGGTGGTCGAGGAGAGGAGTCCCACTCACAAGGCATTAACGCCAAAAGGCTCCCCCATAAAAACCATTATCCAATCCTCGAATTCCGTCAAATCTTCTCCATCGCACGCACTCACGCCCAAATCATCCCCCCTAAGAAAAAACCCGTCAAAACACTCGAGCGCAGACGAGGGTTCTAATAAATTATTACCACCGTCGAGCAGTGACGAGCAGTGGATCGACGGACCCAGAATATCCAAATCGAAAGTGGCCGAAGCGAGACATTTCATGAAAGAAGTCAATCACGTTAAAAAGAAGGAGACTTGGGTCGACGGACCCATGCAAGCTCCGAGCGTACCACTCCAAGCAGAACTATTAGTAAGTCACGGGGGGGAAAGCATCGGATATGGCTACATGGACAGCCATAAGAAGAGCATGATACGCAAATGGGTCGAAAATCAAACCACTCAAATTCAAAGGAAACTATCTCCGAAACTGGAGAGTAAGTTACAACAACCGACCGTGTATAAAGAGTTGACACAGTTCAAAACTTGTGACGATTATGATAGTTCGGATAAAATAGCACCCCTAGTCAAAAATGCAACTAAATCTAATTTAATAGAAGAATCCGTCATTAGGACAGgattgaaaaatgttattaatcctAATACAATAA GTCCTTGTTTGAGTGCAGAAGCTGATGAAGATGATGATAGTGAAGAAATGGCTGAAATTCCACCTGCTCTACCTCTCATACAACCTCTAAGTAGTCGAGAAGTATCCATGGAAAGTTTAGACGTCCGGCTCAAGGAACGTTTGAGAATGAACGATGATCTCATTTCGAATCACAGTC GACCTATCGAAGACGATGACGAAATTCTTGAGATTATCGAGGTCGAAGAACCACTCGAACCGGTTCCTATGCAAGACTCTTGCCTTCAAGTCACCGAAGAAGATATAGCTTATTGTATGGGCATAAGAGAAAATCCATTGCCGGAAGTAGATCAAGGACACATAGTAGAACATCCTTTGAGAATATTAAGTCAAGAGAATCTAACTGTAGTTTCGACCTTCACTGATTCCATGTCTGTGTTTAGTGATATAGAAAGACAGATACATTCTAATCCTTACCTTAAGAAGGCGTATAATTTTCATAGCAATAACGATTACGATAATAAAGACTACGGAAATAGCCAAAAATACCTCAATTCCTTTAGAGAGTTAGAATCGCAAGATAAAAAATTTAGTGAATTAGCAAAACTGCACGAGCTGTACCAATCGAGGCTGGCAATGGCGAACGTTGAGAATTCACCTACCTATCGAAACGTATCCCAGCAGAATTTGAAGTTACCTCAAACTTACAGCCAATCTTTATCATTATCGGATATGCTATACGGAGGAGATGACTTTCACTGCAACAGTTCGATATACAGTGAACCTGCATACAAACCACAAGAGAATTTTTGCGAAAATTGCAAACAGAACATATCGAGACCTGGATCAGCGCTCGATTGGCACGAATTGAACTTTTCAACTGACAATCAAAACTTTTTCCCTGATAAACCTTTAGCCAGAAGGTTTCAACGCTATTCCAAACTCACCACAGAGCAACACATGAACATAGCAGCTCTCAGACATCCAGACGGTGCTTCGAATCCTAATTTAAAAGAAGAATCCAGACTCAACGGGAACA CTTCGCTTCATTTGGAAGTGAGACCACTTCGGAACGAGATGATCGAAAAAACAACACACGTTCTACCCATCACTATAGAACCTTTATCGAATCAACGCTTGATGAGTATCAGTTCCGGCTTGAGCTCGACGAAAATCATGAGCAAGCCTGATGGGTACGACAGCGGCCACGACTCCACACCCAGAACTTCTAAGCACAGTCCAGCAGCCATATCCAGAAGAGCAGAATCAGGATACGACAGCGTGGTACGAGACAGCGAAAGCTCCAGCATCGATTCCTTCTCTATAAGAAAAGCGCACAGGTCGCATGGACACGGAGGTAACAGAGCTCATACAACTGCCAAATACAAGCATCAGCATGACAGATCCTTTTGTTCCTGGTTGAGAAATCCCTTTACGTGTAAAAATGCCGAAACCGACGCGGAAATAAGCGACTTCTAA